ATGGGGATTTTGGCGACTTCTCGTAGAGGGTTGGCGCTGATGGCGCCGTGCCGTGTGGCGAGGCTGAGCATCCCGGAAAGGATGGTCTTGCACATCTTCGCGGTCGTGGCGCCGCTATTGGTTCGGATGGTCTTGAGGAACCTGTCGAGGGAATTGACATTGGCTTCTCTGATAGTCAGCTCACCGGTGCCTGGCAGGATGTGGGTGTCCAGGAGTTCCCGATACCGTTTGCTGGTGTTGGCAGCCCGGCCCAGGTCTTCAAATTCAGCCCACCAAATCCGTGAAAGCTCGCGCAACTGCATCTCCGGTCCGATCTCGTCCTCATTGGCTGGGATCAAAAGCGTGAGCTTGTGAATCAGTGCCGCCTCTGCCTTTGGGCCAGACGGTCCCCACGCTTCGTACCGGCGGACTGCACCATCGAAGGAGCGAAATTTGGCGCGGGCACGCCAAATTTTTGGCTTGAGTTGCTTGCGAGTGATCTGCCCCCAAGTACCCAATGGCAAACGCGCTCTAGGCAAAGTGATCCTCTGTCGTCGAGAGCCAATCATTCAGGTCGCTGCGGCTGATGCGCAGGTGTCGGCCAATCCGGTGGGCCCGTGGCCCAAGGTGTTTGACGCGCCACTGGTAGAAGGTCTGCTCTGGGATCTGCAGTTCCCGGCAGATGTCTCGTGGGGTCAGCCATTCCTCCGCGATTGCTGCGGTGGAAGGGATATGGCCAATTTGCTCGCTCATTAGAATCTCCTCTTCAACGTGGACGTTCCCCTTTCCATGGCGAAAAGACCTTGGAACTACATGACTGCCGTTGCTATGTCAGAAGAATGACGGTGGCGACCTCACCCAATACTGGCGTGGCACGCAAAAGAGCTCCAGTTTGCTGGCGGGTGTGAACATGGTGTTGCATTCGGGGCCGGTTTGCTTGGTCACGCCTCGCCGTAGCGATCCGACCCGGATACCCCATGACTTGCCGTCACGCTGGCCGTGACGGCAACCCGCTTCGGTGCCAGAAGTGTGAAGGGATTTTTGGTAGCGGCAGCAGCACGGTATTTGGGGGTGCTTTTGCCAGCGGAATTGGTCGTGGTGGGATTCGGCTGCGGTGGTGGGTTGGAGGAAATATCGGTGGGATGGTGGTGGCGCAGGGGAGTGCCGCATGAAGTCTTCATGCGGCACTGGATCACCTGTTGAGGCTGGCTACTGGATGGCGAGCCGGAGTCGTTCGATCTCGGTGGGGTTGAATCCTGACCAGTGGTGATGGTCGCTGACCACGACGATGGTTATCTGACGGTGCTGGTTGACTGTCATGCGCGTTGAGATTCATCTCCTGATTGCCTCACGTTAGTCAGATGATCTGCCTGCCGACGTTTTGTCTTGGTAGTGATATTGCCATGGCACCTTCCGTCCTTACTTTCATGCTAAGCCGCGCTGTGCATCCTTCGACGGGCGACGCGATGCTGGTGATCGAATCATCCGAGGGTGACATTCATGAGGAGGCAACGCGCTGGTTGCGGTTCCTTGCCGCGGTGGGGAAGTCGCCGAACACCATCCGAGCCTATGGACTCCGCCTTGCGCCTTATCTGAGCTGGTCTGTCGCTTCCGGTAGAGACTGGCGAAAGGTGCGCCTCACTGATCTCGTCGAATGGAAAACCGTTGTGGTTGCGACTCCCTGTTCAGGCGCGAAGGGTTTGCCGCGTCCCCGGAGGCCGGCCACGGTGGACGCTTGGATGACCGCTGTGGTCGAGTTCTTTAAGTGGGCCGAAGCCGCCGCCGTGGTTGAGCCTGCTTTGTCCGGGTTGATCTATGAACCCCGGTACATTGCTGCCGGCGTCTATGGTGGTGAACAGGGACGGATTCGCCAGGTAAAAGTCCCTGAACTGCAGGCCCGCAGCCACCAGGAGACTGCTTCCCCGGAGTGGATCGAATTCCCGCGAGCCCGGGCAGTGCTTCTGAATCTTGAGTTGGTCGCTCGAGACCGTTTCCTGGTCGACTTGTTGTTCTTCACAGGCCTGCGGATTGGTGAGGCACTGGCACTCTTCCGCCAGGACGTCCATTTCCTGGCCGAAAATTCCGGCCTGGGCTGTCGGATTCGGGGCCCACATATCCATGTCCGCTCGAACGAGGTCCTCAACGGGGCTCGGGCGAAAACCGGGCCTCGTTGGGTACCGGTTCCTGACCGGGTGGTGTTTTCCTATGAGGACTACCTTCTGGACCGCCGGGACATCCTGGGGCTCGACAGCAACCCTCACGTTTTCGTCAATCTCTACCGAAGTTCCCGCGGCACTGCCATGAGCTACGCGGGCGTAGTGGATCTGTTCCAACGCATCTCTGTATCCGTCTCGAGCAGGATCCGTCCTCACATGCTCCGCCATACTCGGGCCACAATGTGGCTACGAGGCATCGACACTCCACGGCTGGATCTGGACACCGTGCGGGTCCTGCTTGGACACGCTTCACTGGAAGCTACCAGCATATATGCCCATTCACGGGCCGAGGATCTGCGCGCAGCCGTCAGTAACGCTTCCCTGCCCGGCATCGGTGACGAGAAGGGCCGCTGATGGTTAGCCAAAGCGCGTCCGGTGCCGCCCGCGTTACGCCACTGAAGCCGCATTCCCAGCCGGACCAACGCTGCTGGATCTCTTTTTTGGAAGATCAGCTTCCCTCCGACTGGCTTGCGGGGGAATGGGATGCAAATACCGGAATTCTGGCGCCATTGCCGGATTCTGGCAGGTTTTCCGTCGTAACCTGCTCACGGACCGGGTGCCCAACTATCCTGGACGCCCAACGGACATGCCACAGCTGCCGGCAAAACGGTGAGAAGCCAAGAGTTGCCGCCACTGGAGATCCAAAAGCCGGGCAAGGCCCTCCCATCCAGAGGGACTGCGTTCTCGCGCGTGACGGAA
The Arthrobacter alpinus genome window above contains:
- a CDS encoding helix-turn-helix domain-containing protein gives rise to the protein MSEQIGHIPSTAAIAEEWLTPRDICRELQIPEQTFYQWRVKHLGPRAHRIGRHLRISRSDLNDWLSTTEDHFA
- a CDS encoding tyrosine-type recombinase/integrase, translating into MTAVVEFFKWAEAAAVVEPALSGLIYEPRYIAAGVYGGEQGRIRQVKVPELQARSHQETASPEWIEFPRARAVLLNLELVARDRFLVDLLFFTGLRIGEALALFRQDVHFLAENSGLGCRIRGPHIHVRSNEVLNGARAKTGPRWVPVPDRVVFSYEDYLLDRRDILGLDSNPHVFVNLYRSSRGTAMSYAGVVDLFQRISVSVSSRIRPHMLRHTRATMWLRGIDTPRLDLDTVRVLLGHASLEATSIYAHSRAEDLRAAVSNASLPGIGDEKGR